In Schizosaccharomyces osmophilus chromosome 1, complete sequence, the genomic window AGTACGAACCTTTCCGTCGACCTTGATCAAACGTTGCATGAGAATAGCTCTAACCTCACGACCGTTCAAAGCATACTTAAGACGGTTGCGCAAGAAGACGATCAAGGGAAGGCACTCACGAGCCTTATGAGGACCAGCAGAAGGCTTGGGTGCGTAAGTACCAGAAAGCTTGTCTAAAAGCCAGTGGTGAGGGGCGGCGACACGCTTTAAATGCTTTTTGGGTCCTCGAACCATTTTTGGTGGATGCTGTTTCCTCAAGCCAAAATTTGGGCCTAATGCTATATGTGACTGCTTTGCTTTCGTTTACTGAGAGTGTTATAAACTACAACGTACTACCGTATAATACGGTAGTAAACTACCATTCTGAAAGTTTAGgaatcaaaataaacataagAATGCAAACTCCTGTTGGCATGGTATTGTAAAGTACACGATACAGCTAAAAAAATCGGCATTGAAATGAGAGTGTAATACATGCCACAGGCGAAGGCTTGTGTTTACAGAAGAATGCTTTGAGCTACACACAAATATATGGGATTCTGGTATACATAAGaaacaataaaataatGTTATATAGTCGTCACTCGtaaattttttagaaaGTTTTTAAAGGATGTTGGGAGAAATTGATGAGAGAAAAGGAggatccaaaaaaaaagaattaactAACTTACAAATTTTATGTTAGGACGCACAGAATTATTAACCTGGCGTTGCAAATCACTTGACACATGCTTGATGCCTTCCTCTCCACCCTTTTTGGGTAGTTCAGAAGGATGAGTAGGGCGTGGTAAACAGGAAAAGTAAGGATGTTCTAAGGCTTGTTGAGCCGTAGGCCTGCTGTAAGGATCATAATCGAAAAATTTCTTTAGTAGGTCCAATTCTTCAGTCCCAGCCGCCGAAAATAATGCTTCCATTCCTCCACTTGGGGGTGGAATGGCTTTCATGTCAACATAATTGGGTAGTTGTTTCATCCTCTGCAAAACGGCCGGCTCCGGACTACCTAAAGCGCGGAAAATGACACTCAACTGATCCAAGTCTGTCTCACCTGGAAGATAAGGAGTACGAAGCATAAGTTCTGCGAAAATACATCCAACGCTCCACATATCAACGCCAGTTCCATAGCTTCTACAACCCATGAATAATTCCGGAGGTCTATACCACCTAGTGATGACCTGGTGACTCATGTGATTAGGCATACCATAATCTCTAGAAAGACCAAAATCTGCTAGTTTTAAGACTCCATCGCTAGAGATCAGAAGGTTATTAGGTTTCAGATCCCGATGCAGGATAAAGCGAGAATGAATATGGTGTAAACCTCGAAGAAGCATAAGCATCCAGGCCTTGATATGTGCTGGTTGGAAAACGATAAACTTGTCCTTGATAAGCATTTCCAAATCACTGTCAAGAAACTCAAGGATGATATTAAGATTCGACTTGGTTGCGAATACATCCATCAACTCGATTACATTGACATGTCTCGTTTCCTTTAGAAATTTAATTTCACGTAAAGCACTCAAATCAATTCCGTCTTTGAATTGTCCCactttgattttcttaatAGCGACTCTTCGGTTTGTTTCCTTCTGGCGACCTATACCACGTCTCGTTTAGTATTtgataaattaaaatattaaCAGATAATGACAATTCATCCAACATACCTAAAAATACCACTGCATATGTTCCTTCACCTACTTTACGCTCTTTCACATAGGACCATTTGGTTGACTTTTCGATATCCATAACGTTTGCACTTATACTATCGAgcttaaagaaaatccCAAAATACTTTATACTAATACAACTTGAGTCTCAAACCCTAGCATAAAGCTGCAAAGTTTCCACCCGTTGGGTTTTGAAGGTGTAGTGCTCGTTCCTCTTCTGAAGAAAGTACagcttttgtaaaattaTATCTTTCTGGCTCTTTGcttttaagaaaataaagagtGGATAATCTTTAATAAGTTTACTGATTTTGAATTTACTTTACCGTAACAGAACACAGATGCTACTTAATTGTTGCTAGTTTAGGTAGATAAATTTACATAAAGTTGTTAAGTCAGCAAATGTATAGTTAAGTTCCTATTCAATAGCTGGTTCTTCTATATGGTACTACCTAGAAAGCACTGCACTCTATAGCTGCTACAGTTAATATACTTAAgtctttgtttgtttacacttAAGGGTAAGATCATCTTTGGGTACTAAAAGTGAGAATGGGATTGccttcttttaattataATTCAGCTAATAATGATATGATTACCTGTATCAATTAGCATAGTTGTATAAACAACTGCGAAGCCAAAGGTGATTCAGCCTCAATTGAAGCAAACAGATATATTGTCGAAACTTAAAAGCTAAGTACTATTTCTCCTCTTCTTAAATAATTAGACGCCTATGTATCAAGGTCAATTACCTATAAACAGTCTCAATTGATGTCAAAAACCTGTAACTCATGAGACAGCCGATTCCATCATCATAAGAACATAGTCTTTCAAAACAGTTCAAAAACCCACATGTCCCTCTCACTTGCTTCTAGTACTGCATTCAACaacatattctttttttggataaacATTGAATAGAGCATTTTTGATCAATATCCAAAGACATAAATCTCTTAATTCGCCCACAATCTAAGCGATTACCCATTCATTCCTTTATTGCTCTTTCATCTTAAAAGCCACAATCGCACAGACTCAAGATACTTTCAATATCGATCTTCTTGACAATTTGCATAAATCAAATTGTTCATGACCTCCAGTTTTTACGAAGACATTAATACAAACCTTGAAAAGGCGATGCTTAAAGATACAGAAAGATCAAGTTCACCCCTCGACAAAAAATCTCCGAGTTTTGAGCATATCGATCATGACCTAGAAAGCAACGTGGAG contains:
- the mcs6 gene encoding transcription factor TFIIH associated cyclin-dependent protein kinase Mcs6; the protein is MDIEKSTKWSYVKERKVGEGTYAVVFLGRQKETNRRVAIKKIKVGQFKDGIDLSALREIKFLKETRHVNVIELMDVFATKSNLNIILEFLDSDLEMLIKDKFIVFQPAHIKAWMLMLLRGLHHIHSRFILHRDLKPNNLLISSDGVLKLADFGLSRDYGMPNHMSHQVITRWYRPPELFMGCRSYGTGVDMWSVGCIFAELMLRTPYLPGETDLDQLSVIFRALGSPEPAVLQRMKQLPNYVDMKAIPPPSGGMEALFSAAGTEELDLLKKFFDYDPYSRPTAQQALEHPYFSCLPRPTHPSELPKKGGEEGIKHVSSDLQRQVNNSVRPNIKFVS